Proteins found in one Alicyclobacillus cycloheptanicus genomic segment:
- the eno gene encoding phosphopyruvate hydratase: MTDIFDIQAREVLDSRGNPTVEVDVELESGARGRAIVPSGASTGAHEAVELRDGDKSRYNGKGVRQAVQNVNEIIAPELIGEDAGDQVEIDQKLIALDGTPNKGKLGANAILGVSMAVAKAAADELGLPLYRYLGGFTARTLPTPMMNILNGGKHADNTVDIQEFMVIPHGAPTFREALRMGAEVFHSLKSVLSAKGLATTVGDEGGFAPNVNTNEDAIALIVEAIEKAGYRPGEDASIAIDVAATELYKDGKYHFEGEGVTRTADELIAYYESLLGRYPILSLEDGLAEDDWDGWSNLTKALGHRVQLVGDDLFVTNTERLSRGISAGVGNSILVKVNQIGTLTETFECIEMAKRAGYTSVISHRSGETEDVTIADISVATNAGQIKTGAPSRTDRVAKYNQLLRIEESLGDAARYAGRKAFR, translated from the coding sequence CTCCGGTGCATCGACGGGTGCCCACGAAGCGGTGGAACTGCGTGATGGGGACAAATCCCGCTACAATGGCAAGGGTGTGCGCCAGGCGGTGCAGAACGTGAACGAAATCATCGCCCCCGAGCTCATCGGCGAGGATGCGGGTGACCAGGTCGAGATCGACCAGAAACTGATTGCGCTCGACGGCACGCCGAACAAGGGGAAACTGGGTGCGAACGCGATTCTTGGGGTTTCTATGGCGGTCGCGAAGGCTGCGGCGGATGAACTGGGCTTGCCGCTGTATCGCTACCTCGGCGGCTTCACGGCGCGCACGCTGCCGACGCCGATGATGAACATCCTCAACGGCGGCAAGCATGCGGACAACACGGTGGACATCCAGGAGTTCATGGTCATTCCCCACGGTGCACCAACCTTCCGGGAAGCGCTGCGCATGGGCGCTGAGGTGTTCCACAGCCTGAAGTCTGTGTTGTCTGCGAAGGGGCTCGCCACGACGGTTGGCGATGAAGGCGGGTTCGCGCCGAACGTCAATACCAACGAGGACGCCATTGCGCTCATTGTCGAGGCGATTGAGAAGGCCGGGTACAGGCCAGGGGAGGACGCGTCGATCGCGATCGACGTCGCCGCCACAGAGCTTTACAAGGACGGCAAGTACCACTTCGAGGGCGAGGGTGTGACGCGCACCGCGGACGAACTCATCGCTTACTACGAGTCGCTGCTCGGACGCTACCCCATTCTCTCCTTGGAAGATGGGCTGGCGGAGGACGACTGGGACGGCTGGAGCAACCTCACCAAAGCGCTGGGTCATCGTGTGCAACTGGTCGGCGACGACCTGTTTGTGACCAACACGGAGCGCTTGTCACGCGGGATCTCCGCGGGTGTCGGCAACTCCATCCTGGTTAAGGTGAACCAGATTGGCACGCTGACGGAAACCTTTGAGTGCATCGAAATGGCAAAGCGGGCTGGGTATACGTCCGTGATTTCCCACCGTTCCGGCGAGACGGAGGACGTGACGATTGCCGACATCTCCGTGGCGACGAACGCTGGACAAATCAAGACCGGTGCGCCGAGCCGAACCGACCGCGTGGCGAAGTACAACCAGCTCCTGCGCATTGAAGAAAGCCTCGGGGATGCGGCACGTTACGCTGGGCGCAAGGCATTTCGGTAA
- the secG gene encoding preprotein translocase subunit SecG, with translation MMAFAKVALVVVSVLLICVVLLQSGRSAGLSGAITGGSDQAANRRPKGTDSFLAKVTVVIAVLFFIVTLGIAYLNAHPGVHL, from the coding sequence GTGATGGCATTTGCGAAAGTTGCGCTGGTCGTGGTGTCGGTCCTGTTAATCTGCGTGGTGCTGCTGCAGTCCGGCCGCAGCGCGGGATTGTCCGGCGCGATTACGGGTGGAAGCGACCAGGCGGCAAACCGCCGGCCGAAAGGCACGGACTCGTTCCTCGCGAAAGTGACCGTGGTGATTGCGGTTCTGTTTTTCATTGTAACGTTAGGAATCGCCTACTTGAACGCGCATCCGGGAGTGCACCTGTGA
- the rnr gene encoding ribonuclease R, translating into MDVDELLEYMRHDAYKPLTVQELVEVFGLTGGDAFRDFVKLLNRLEDEGEVVRTRTNRYGVPERMNLVVGRLQIKARGFGFLTPDTPGEPDIYIPASDMNGALSGDKVMARIEKGSAHGMRREGKIIRVLERAANRVVGKFVRHRDHAFVTPLDKRFPQDVFIGAEDMLDAHDGYVVVAEITEFPTATRGPEGKVVEVLGHPDAPGIDILAVVRKYGLPEAFPDEVLEAAEAIPLELSAQDYEGRRDLRDEVIVTIDGEDAKDLDDAVQVERLENGNYRLGVHIADVGYYVKEGSPLDKEAFKRATSVYLVDRVIPMLPQRLSNNICSLNPKVDRLTLSCEMEITPAGEIVRHDVFPSVICTTERMTYTNVRKILDDRDEALIARYEPLVPMFEAMKELAEILNRKRMARGAIDFDFDEVKVVVDDEGHPIDIVPRHRSIAERIIEEFMLAANETVAEHFHWLEVPFIYRIHEEPSLEKMMEFNEFIHNFGYHVKGLGNHVRPRALQDILEKANGTREERVIATLMLRSMRQARYSPECVGHFGLAAEFYTHFTSPIRRYPDLCIHRIIREVLAGPLPEKREQRLRDFVDMAARQSSERERVAQDAERECDQLKMVEFMLEHLGEEFDGIISGVTQFGLFIQLENGVEGLIHVSYLNDDYYVFNDKQMALVGERARRVFRLGDPVRVEVIAASKENLTVDFGLVAHRREGTMVFDEGVETVVYDEDLNPRERKRAMRERAQRVQERRGGRRDWDPGAGTGRDEGRQQRPGRRGELAGDGANDRRGERREGFGRRERERPGSHDRIGGNGRTGERDGAGGHGRMGERERASGHGRTGERDRAGGHGRMNGRDRFGRNDRAGGYGGPGADQPARRERGRRLSELRGEQHRGRGPEGGSDPVEGPDWEVDVGDAAGFAGTRRPGPAGGPGRGGKKSGSTRKSKTARGRTGRASAFASGGVKASRKSRGR; encoded by the coding sequence ATGGATGTCGACGAGTTACTGGAATACATGCGCCACGACGCGTACAAGCCGCTGACCGTACAGGAACTGGTCGAGGTGTTCGGGCTGACGGGCGGCGACGCATTTCGGGACTTCGTCAAGCTGCTGAACCGGCTCGAAGACGAAGGGGAAGTGGTCAGAACCAGGACCAACCGCTACGGCGTACCGGAACGGATGAACCTGGTCGTCGGCCGTTTGCAAATAAAAGCGCGCGGGTTCGGGTTTTTGACGCCAGATACACCCGGAGAGCCGGACATCTACATCCCCGCTTCGGATATGAACGGCGCGCTCAGCGGCGACAAGGTGATGGCGCGCATCGAAAAGGGCAGTGCCCACGGCATGCGCCGAGAAGGCAAAATCATTCGAGTCCTCGAACGCGCTGCGAACCGCGTTGTGGGGAAATTCGTGCGGCATCGTGATCATGCCTTTGTCACCCCGCTCGACAAACGCTTCCCGCAGGATGTGTTCATCGGCGCAGAGGACATGCTGGATGCGCACGACGGGTATGTGGTGGTCGCGGAGATCACTGAATTTCCGACCGCCACGCGCGGTCCGGAGGGCAAAGTGGTGGAGGTGCTTGGGCACCCGGATGCGCCGGGCATCGACATTCTCGCCGTTGTGCGAAAATATGGTCTTCCGGAGGCGTTTCCGGACGAAGTGCTGGAAGCCGCTGAGGCGATTCCGCTGGAATTGAGTGCGCAGGACTATGAGGGCCGCCGCGATCTGCGCGACGAAGTGATTGTCACCATCGACGGTGAGGATGCGAAAGACTTGGACGACGCAGTCCAGGTCGAGCGCCTGGAGAACGGCAACTACCGCCTTGGCGTGCACATCGCGGACGTCGGGTACTACGTCAAAGAAGGCTCTCCTCTCGACAAGGAAGCCTTCAAGCGCGCGACCAGTGTGTACCTGGTCGACCGGGTCATTCCGATGCTGCCGCAGCGCCTGTCCAACAACATCTGCTCGCTGAACCCGAAGGTCGACCGGCTGACCTTAAGCTGCGAGATGGAAATCACCCCGGCTGGAGAAATTGTGCGGCACGATGTGTTTCCGAGCGTGATTTGCACGACAGAGCGCATGACGTACACCAACGTCCGCAAGATTCTGGACGACCGGGACGAAGCCCTCATCGCCCGCTACGAGCCGCTGGTGCCGATGTTTGAGGCCATGAAGGAGCTCGCGGAAATTCTCAACCGCAAGCGCATGGCACGCGGGGCCATCGACTTCGACTTTGACGAGGTCAAGGTCGTCGTCGACGATGAAGGCCATCCCATCGACATCGTGCCGCGGCACCGGTCCATTGCCGAGCGCATCATCGAGGAGTTCATGCTGGCCGCGAACGAGACGGTGGCAGAGCACTTCCACTGGCTCGAAGTGCCGTTTATCTACCGCATTCACGAAGAACCTTCGCTGGAAAAAATGATGGAGTTCAACGAGTTCATCCACAACTTTGGATATCACGTGAAAGGGCTCGGCAATCACGTCCGCCCGCGCGCCCTCCAGGACATCCTGGAGAAGGCGAACGGGACGCGGGAGGAGCGGGTCATCGCCACCCTGATGCTGCGCTCCATGCGACAGGCGCGTTACTCCCCCGAGTGCGTCGGCCACTTCGGCCTCGCGGCGGAGTTCTACACGCACTTCACGTCGCCCATCCGGCGCTATCCGGACTTGTGCATCCACCGCATCATCCGCGAAGTGCTCGCCGGGCCGCTGCCAGAGAAGCGAGAGCAGCGCCTGCGGGACTTTGTGGACATGGCGGCGCGGCAGTCCAGCGAACGCGAGCGCGTGGCGCAGGACGCGGAACGCGAGTGCGACCAGCTCAAGATGGTCGAATTCATGCTGGAGCACCTCGGGGAGGAGTTTGACGGCATCATCAGCGGCGTCACCCAGTTCGGACTCTTCATTCAGCTGGAGAACGGCGTCGAGGGCCTGATTCACGTCAGTTACCTGAATGACGATTACTATGTGTTCAACGACAAGCAGATGGCGCTCGTCGGTGAGCGGGCGCGGCGTGTGTTTCGTCTGGGCGATCCCGTCCGGGTCGAAGTCATCGCCGCCAGCAAGGAGAACCTCACGGTGGACTTCGGGCTCGTCGCCCACCGCCGCGAAGGCACCATGGTTTTTGATGAAGGGGTTGAGACGGTCGTCTACGACGAGGACCTCAACCCGCGCGAACGCAAGCGTGCCATGCGCGAGCGGGCGCAGCGCGTGCAGGAGCGCCGCGGCGGCAGACGAGATTGGGACCCGGGCGCGGGCACGGGCCGCGATGAGGGGCGCCAGCAGCGTCCCGGACGTCGCGGAGAACTCGCAGGGGACGGTGCGAATGACCGGCGTGGGGAACGACGCGAGGGCTTCGGCAGACGGGAAAGGGAAAGGCCCGGCAGTCACGACCGGATTGGCGGAAACGGTCGGACAGGTGAGCGCGACGGCGCTGGCGGGCATGGCCGGATGGGAGAGCGTGAGCGGGCTAGCGGGCATGGCCGGACGGGTGAACGTGACCGTGCTGGCGGACATGGTCGGATGAATGGGCGCGACCGGTTTGGCAGGAACGACCGCGCCGGCGGCTACGGTGGACCGGGCGCAGACCAGCCAGCGCGCCGTGAACGAGGCCGGCGCCTCAGCGAACTTCGCGGAGAACAACACCGCGGGCGCGGTCCGGAAGGCGGCAGTGACCCGGTGGAGGGCCCCGACTGGGAGGTCGACGTCGGTGATGCGGCGGGCTTCGCTGGCACGCGCAGACCCGGACCCGCGGGTGGGCCGGGACGCGGCGGGAAAAAATCGGGATCGACCCGCAAGAGCAAGACGGCCCGCGGCCGCACGGGGCGCGCATCGGCCTTTGCCTCGGGCGGCGTGAAGGCCAGCCGGAAGTCGCGCGGGCGATAA
- the smpB gene encoding SsrA-binding protein SmpB yields the protein MAKQDGKLLAQNRKAYHDFFIEETYEAGIALKGTEIKSIRRGQVNLRDAYARVENGEVYVHNMHISPYEQGNRFNHDPMRTRKLLLHKAEIRKLIGAVREQGYTLVPTKMYLRNGFCKVEIGLAKGKKLHDKREAMRKKEASREIERAFRERQRQK from the coding sequence ATGGCCAAGCAAGACGGCAAGCTGCTCGCCCAAAACCGAAAAGCGTACCACGACTTCTTCATCGAGGAGACCTATGAGGCCGGGATCGCGTTGAAAGGCACGGAAATCAAGTCGATTCGCCGCGGTCAGGTCAATCTCCGCGACGCGTATGCCCGCGTCGAGAATGGAGAAGTCTACGTACACAACATGCACATCAGCCCGTATGAGCAGGGGAACCGGTTCAACCACGACCCCATGCGGACGCGCAAGCTGTTGCTGCACAAAGCCGAGATCCGCAAGCTCATCGGCGCCGTGCGCGAGCAAGGGTATACGCTCGTGCCGACGAAGATGTACCTGCGCAACGGATTCTGCAAGGTCGAAATTGGGCTGGCCAAAGGCAAGAAGCTGCATGACAAGCGCGAAGCCATGCGCAAGAAAGAAGCGTCACGGGAGATTGAGCGGGCGTTTCGCGAGCGGCAGCGGCAAAAATGA
- a CDS encoding sensor histidine kinase — MTPTRIKWTLFIVPALVIGGFETIRHTLLEQALPMELGNWITALIDAFVIALITRRLFQQYVNTEKELGKERESRAVFEERERLVKVLHDQIAQSIFYSGVQLDGAKKLAEQHGDKTLKVKLDDVHLSLREIDENVRQSIFNLKHNTIEAVNFEDRVRSYLNNTLSARQISWDLQFPDALPLTPWEQVQLFGILQESVTNVIKHANASTILVSLDVQETNPAKWTFRVRDNGIGFDLDAVRERRYGLDIIANRARDIGAEILVESDNTGTSVCVRH; from the coding sequence ATGACTCCCACACGTATAAAATGGACTCTGTTCATCGTTCCTGCGCTCGTGATTGGAGGTTTTGAGACCATCCGTCACACTCTGCTTGAACAGGCATTACCTATGGAACTTGGCAACTGGATCACTGCCCTTATCGATGCGTTCGTGATCGCCCTCATCACCAGAAGATTGTTTCAACAGTATGTGAACACGGAAAAGGAACTAGGAAAGGAACGGGAATCCCGAGCTGTTTTCGAAGAACGAGAACGGCTGGTCAAGGTCCTGCATGATCAAATCGCCCAGTCCATCTTCTATTCGGGAGTCCAGTTGGATGGAGCGAAAAAGTTAGCCGAACAGCATGGCGACAAGACGCTCAAGGTAAAGTTGGACGATGTGCATTTGTCTCTTCGAGAGATTGACGAGAATGTTCGTCAATCCATATTTAATCTGAAGCATAACACCATCGAGGCAGTAAATTTTGAGGATCGGGTACGTTCTTACCTCAACAATACGTTGTCAGCCCGTCAAATTTCATGGGACCTTCAATTTCCGGATGCACTACCGCTCACGCCTTGGGAACAAGTCCAGCTTTTCGGTATTCTCCAAGAGAGCGTAACAAACGTGATTAAACATGCAAACGCCAGCACGATTTTGGTCAGCCTGGATGTTCAAGAGACGAATCCAGCGAAGTGGACTTTCAGAGTCCGAGACAATGGCATTGGGTTTGACCTTGACGCAGTTCGGGAAAGAAGGTATGGGCTGGATATCATTGCCAATCGTGCAAGAGATATTGGCGCTGAAATACTTGTTGAGTCAGATAACACTGGAACTAGTGTTTGTGTGAGACACTAA
- a CDS encoding response regulator: protein MKTYEIVIADDSERARKAVRMILDSDPQFRVVAEATNGQEAISKTQECMPDLVLMDINMPVMNGFEATRIIKQELPYVRVVILSVSDDAADLFEAIRHGAQGYLVKSLKPSDWVSYLHGILDGETPVSRKMAEKLLAEFKFTASARGVPATPSEKLTAREQEILELVSTGATNREIAAKLFISENTVKNHLKNIMAKLHIQNRVQLATYARENRTNKA, encoded by the coding sequence ATGAAAACCTACGAAATCGTGATCGCCGATGACAGTGAACGTGCCCGGAAGGCCGTTCGTATGATACTTGATTCCGACCCTCAGTTTCGTGTAGTTGCTGAAGCTACAAATGGCCAGGAGGCGATCAGCAAGACGCAAGAGTGCATGCCTGACTTGGTGCTGATGGATATCAACATGCCCGTCATGAATGGGTTTGAAGCGACACGCATCATCAAGCAGGAGCTTCCATATGTTCGAGTTGTGATACTCAGTGTGTCTGATGATGCCGCTGACCTTTTTGAAGCCATTCGACATGGAGCGCAGGGATACCTCGTAAAAAGTCTGAAACCGTCCGATTGGGTCTCATACCTGCACGGAATCCTCGACGGGGAGACACCGGTGTCTCGAAAAATGGCGGAAAAGCTGCTCGCTGAATTCAAGTTCACGGCATCAGCAAGAGGAGTTCCTGCGACACCGAGTGAAAAACTGACTGCACGTGAGCAGGAAATTCTTGAACTTGTCAGCACCGGGGCAACCAACCGTGAAATCGCTGCAAAATTGTTTATCTCCGAAAACACAGTGAAAAACCACTTGAAGAATATCATGGCGAAACTGCACATCCAAAACCGGGTCCAGTTAGCCACCTACGCACGGGAAAATCGAACGAACAAAGCATGA
- a CDS encoding sensor histidine kinase, protein MKDPIVEDDMTSNRIRISLLLVPTLIVLGFEYLRHTFCIPYVSLQTGNWMMAGMTAISIAFISQGLFSHFEQAERSLSLEREKRAIMEERERLARELHDRIAQSIFYMGVEIESLRQTNLKKAIASESWDDLLLALREMDENVRQAIFNLRQDTEVTINFRERVERYLENAFFHGEVRWTVDFCDAVLLETTEQIQLFGILQEAITNIRKHASASSVSVNLTKVPSGGRTKWVFAICDDGVGFQPEQRQANQYGLDIIRNRAKDIGAAAFIESNEQGTCIRIVKN, encoded by the coding sequence ATGAAAGATCCTATTGTGGAGGACGATATGACATCAAATCGTATCAGAATATCATTGTTGCTCGTTCCAACACTCATTGTCCTTGGATTCGAGTATCTGAGACATACGTTTTGCATTCCCTACGTATCGCTTCAGACCGGCAATTGGATGATGGCCGGAATGACGGCCATATCCATCGCATTTATTTCACAAGGTCTGTTCAGTCACTTTGAGCAGGCGGAACGCTCACTTAGTCTGGAACGGGAAAAGCGGGCGATTATGGAGGAAAGAGAGCGTTTGGCCAGGGAGCTGCATGATAGGATTGCGCAATCCATTTTCTACATGGGCGTTGAAATCGAATCACTCCGACAGACAAATCTCAAAAAAGCTATCGCCTCCGAATCATGGGACGATCTCCTTTTAGCGCTCCGGGAGATGGACGAAAACGTTCGTCAGGCAATCTTTAATCTGAGGCAAGATACGGAAGTGACGATAAACTTCCGAGAGCGGGTTGAGAGGTATCTGGAAAATGCCTTTTTCCATGGAGAGGTACGCTGGACTGTAGATTTTTGTGACGCCGTGCTGCTTGAAACCACTGAGCAGATACAACTCTTCGGTATTCTCCAAGAGGCGATCACGAACATCCGTAAACATGCGTCCGCATCCTCAGTCTCCGTAAACTTGACAAAAGTCCCATCGGGTGGACGAACCAAGTGGGTGTTCGCAATCTGCGATGATGGCGTAGGATTTCAGCCTGAACAACGGCAAGCGAATCAATATGGACTTGATATCATCCGGAATCGTGCGAAGGACATCGGTGCGGCCGCATTCATTGAATCGAATGAGCAGGGGACCTGCATCCGAATCGTTAAAAACTAG
- a CDS encoding SCO family protein has translation MNIALRFIRRQWLTFLTVATFFGICCGGITLHALKGTSAQSLPMEGKAYNFFLVNSNGNRVTLGDSAGKVRLVAFIYTRCNASCPVVTSEMVQLQKGLERQGIMGNHVELISITMDPAHDTESVLRSYEKQFGVAPVGWEFLTGTQQAIDQTLKQYGIYVKKVDATQYVHTIAEFLIDGQGNIRKVYGLDISETSTENDIESLLHSE, from the coding sequence GTGAACATCGCTCTACGATTCATACGCCGTCAGTGGTTGACCTTTCTGACCGTTGCAACCTTCTTCGGCATCTGCTGTGGCGGTATTACGTTACACGCCCTGAAAGGAACATCTGCTCAGAGTCTACCTATGGAAGGCAAGGCATATAATTTCTTCCTCGTGAATTCGAATGGCAATCGGGTGACACTGGGAGACTCGGCAGGCAAGGTTCGACTGGTGGCATTCATTTACACGAGATGCAACGCCAGTTGTCCTGTCGTCACCTCGGAAATGGTCCAGTTGCAAAAAGGTCTAGAGCGCCAAGGGATCATGGGAAACCACGTGGAGTTGATTTCGATCACGATGGATCCTGCCCATGACACAGAGTCCGTGCTTCGGAGCTACGAGAAGCAGTTCGGCGTTGCGCCGGTTGGGTGGGAATTCCTTACGGGCACGCAGCAAGCGATAGATCAGACGCTGAAACAGTATGGGATATATGTCAAGAAGGTCGATGCAACCCAGTACGTTCATACCATTGCCGAGTTTCTGATTGATGGACAAGGTAACATTCGCAAAGTGTACGGGTTGGACATTTCAGAAACAAGTACAGAGAATGACATCGAATCCCTTTTGCATTCGGAATGA
- a CDS encoding heavy metal translocating P-type ATPase, with the protein MSKQKTTLEITGMHCAACAARIEKVVRKQPGVLDANVNLAMERATIDYSPEEIQVNEIISRIERIGYGASVFMDSGSHSRDQEWPAIEMFLFSLALSIPFFWLMLNMFGLIGIPRVLLNPWVQLALATQIQFIAGWAFYVGAFKSVLGRSANMDVLVVLGTSAAYFYSAWMVLEGGHHVYFETSAIIITLVFFGKILETQAKSRTSEVLQKLAQLQVKQVHRLIGHDEVDVPVAEISVGDMLVVRPGEKIPVDGEVIFGETSVDESILTGEILPIDKQPGDPVYGGTFNRHGAIRMVATRIGGESALGQIIRLVEEAQGSKAPVQRLADTICGIFVPIVICLSLATFVVWYFVLDYPMSVAVLNATAVLLAACPCPLGLATPTAIMVGTGRAAQHGIFFKGGEQLETLHKARVILMDKTGTITHGEPTITDVLVANHPLVKSKGELLSFAGSAELPSEHPLAQVVVRHVKQQTRLFEPSDFQSYAGRGVKSVVKGHTVLTGNAALMREHGIVTTALLWQQQDWEKSGKTTLFVSVDGQVAGLIGVSDTIKASSRQAIHDLKQIGLHVVMVSGDNPHAAQAVAGQVGIRDVLADLTPEDKVHVIRHFQKQGHVVAMVGDGMNDAPALATADVGIAIGTGADVAIEAADIALIGTELEGVVQAIRLSHATIRNIRQSFFWALIYNGVTIPVAALGLLSPLVAGAAMAFSSVSVVLNALRLKRVPIDR; encoded by the coding sequence ATGTCAAAGCAAAAGACTACACTAGAAATTACTGGAATGCACTGTGCAGCGTGTGCGGCACGAATCGAAAAGGTTGTTAGGAAACAACCAGGTGTTCTCGATGCGAATGTCAACCTAGCGATGGAACGAGCCACAATTGACTACTCACCGGAAGAAATCCAGGTAAACGAAATCATCTCCCGAATTGAACGAATCGGATACGGTGCAAGTGTTTTTATGGATTCCGGCAGTCACAGCAGGGATCAAGAGTGGCCGGCCATTGAAATGTTTTTGTTTTCACTCGCCCTGTCCATCCCTTTCTTTTGGCTGATGCTGAATATGTTCGGTCTGATTGGCATACCGAGAGTGCTACTCAACCCGTGGGTACAATTGGCACTCGCTACGCAGATACAGTTCATTGCTGGATGGGCCTTCTACGTCGGGGCGTTCAAGTCAGTGCTGGGACGCAGCGCAAATATGGACGTGCTCGTGGTACTGGGAACTTCCGCAGCGTATTTCTACAGCGCTTGGATGGTGTTAGAGGGAGGTCACCATGTTTACTTTGAAACCAGCGCCATCATCATTACCCTGGTCTTTTTTGGTAAAATCCTTGAAACACAGGCTAAATCCCGCACTTCAGAGGTCCTACAAAAACTTGCGCAATTACAGGTCAAGCAAGTGCATCGTTTGATTGGCCATGATGAAGTGGATGTCCCAGTCGCTGAAATCTCTGTCGGTGACATGCTGGTTGTCCGGCCGGGTGAGAAAATCCCGGTGGATGGTGAAGTCATCTTTGGCGAAACCAGTGTAGATGAATCCATATTGACCGGTGAGATCCTGCCGATAGATAAACAACCTGGCGATCCGGTGTATGGAGGCACATTCAATCGGCACGGAGCGATAAGAATGGTTGCGACACGCATTGGCGGTGAGTCTGCACTCGGTCAAATCATTCGGTTGGTGGAGGAAGCACAGGGGTCCAAAGCACCCGTACAGCGATTAGCGGATACCATTTGCGGGATCTTCGTGCCCATTGTGATTTGCCTGTCCCTTGCAACTTTTGTGGTGTGGTATTTCGTACTTGACTACCCAATGTCTGTGGCGGTTTTGAACGCAACCGCCGTGTTATTGGCAGCGTGCCCTTGTCCACTTGGCCTTGCGACGCCAACGGCTATCATGGTGGGGACAGGGAGGGCCGCACAGCACGGCATCTTCTTCAAAGGCGGCGAGCAGCTCGAAACCCTGCACAAAGCACGGGTCATTTTGATGGACAAGACCGGAACCATCACGCACGGAGAACCAACGATCACGGATGTTCTGGTAGCAAATCATCCACTTGTTAAATCCAAAGGCGAGTTGCTATCTTTTGCAGGAAGCGCAGAACTCCCTTCTGAACATCCCTTGGCGCAAGTGGTCGTTCGGCACGTGAAACAACAGACACGTCTCTTTGAACCTTCCGATTTCCAATCCTACGCAGGCCGAGGCGTGAAATCAGTTGTCAAAGGTCACACAGTTCTGACCGGTAATGCTGCGTTAATGCGTGAACATGGGATCGTCACAACAGCTCTTTTGTGGCAGCAACAAGACTGGGAGAAGTCGGGCAAGACTACGCTCTTCGTTTCCGTAGACGGACAAGTTGCAGGGCTGATCGGCGTTTCAGACACCATTAAGGCATCCTCCCGCCAAGCCATCCATGACCTCAAACAAATTGGTCTACATGTAGTCATGGTGAGCGGGGATAATCCTCATGCTGCGCAGGCAGTAGCTGGGCAAGTTGGAATTCGTGATGTGCTCGCCGACTTGACACCGGAAGACAAGGTGCATGTCATTCGACATTTTCAGAAACAAGGCCACGTAGTGGCAATGGTCGGGGATGGAATGAATGATGCACCAGCACTTGCGACCGCAGACGTGGGCATTGCCATTGGCACCGGTGCGGATGTTGCTATCGAGGCAGCAGATATCGCTCTAATCGGAACTGAACTGGAAGGGGTCGTGCAGGCGATTCGCCTGTCCCATGCAACCATTCGAAACATCCGGCAAAGCTTCTTTTGGGCCCTGATATACAACGGTGTAACGATACCTGTCGCTGCATTGGGGTTACTCAGTCCCCTTGTTGCCGGTGCAGCCATGGCGTTCAGCTCCGTTTCGGTTGTCCTCAACGCACTGCGTCTGAAACGGGTGCCCATTGATCGCTGA